Proteins from a single region of Dyadobacter fanqingshengii:
- a CDS encoding single-stranded DNA-binding protein: MAGSVNKVILIGNLGSDPEVRYLESGSAVAKFNIATTESYTNKSGERVDNTEWHRIELWEGLAKVAEKYLKKGNQVYIEGRIRTDSWTDKEGQQKTGVTIRANSMTLLGGPAGSGGGGEGNNGGYAQQQSSAPRATQAPRSTDPIPPSLAAGNDDDDLPF, from the coding sequence ATGGCAGGAAGTGTTAACAAGGTTATTTTGATCGGCAATCTGGGGAGCGACCCGGAAGTAAGATATCTGGAAAGCGGCTCGGCTGTTGCAAAATTCAACATTGCCACAACAGAATCATACACCAACAAGAGCGGCGAACGTGTCGACAATACGGAATGGCATCGCATTGAACTTTGGGAAGGATTGGCCAAGGTCGCAGAGAAATATTTAAAAAAGGGCAATCAAGTATACATTGAAGGCCGCATTCGCACGGATAGCTGGACGGATAAAGAAGGTCAGCAAAAAACCGGCGTTACAATCCGCGCCAACAGCATGACTTTACTGGGCGGCCCGGCTGGCTCGGGAGGTGGTGGAGAAGGAAACAATGGCGGTTATGCGCAACAGCAATCCTCAGCACCACGCGCCACCCAGGCACCACGATCCACAGACCCAATTCCTCCGTCATTGGCAGCTGGCAATGATGACGACGACCTGCCATTCTGA
- a CDS encoding Gfo/Idh/MocA family protein: protein MQKMAMLGSGFIGRFYAESIHGQRGRDRVVAIYARRDESAQKFAKDYGCDFWSSDMEEVIAHPDVTMVCIALPNNIHEEAVMLCAKHKKAVVSTKPLGRNGAEALRMMKAAEEAGIFAGYLEDLCYTPKFLKSMESVKNGSLGRIIWAKSREAHPGPHSEWFWDIEQAGGGCILDLGCHCIEISRNFIGKDIKPVEVMCWADTQVKPIDAEDHAIALVKYENGAIGQFEVSWTFRGGMDLRDEVMGTEGTIWINNFLRTGFEMFTTGQNAEGKGEDYVAEKAESNTGWLFPVGDEVNDLGYNHMFTDMFNAVENGTEAAETFYDGYVVNAVIDAAYKSAKTKLWEKVELPVWRGKEGVTKPSNYVSYNEEYFLIKQEMTHDGRNKLILKHKITGKISEQDV, encoded by the coding sequence ATGCAGAAAATGGCAATGTTGGGTTCCGGTTTTATCGGACGTTTTTACGCTGAATCCATTCATGGGCAGCGAGGCCGGGATAGGGTTGTTGCAATTTACGCGCGACGTGATGAGAGTGCTCAAAAGTTTGCCAAAGACTATGGTTGCGACTTTTGGTCGTCCGATATGGAGGAAGTGATTGCCCATCCGGACGTAACTATGGTGTGCATTGCATTGCCTAACAACATTCATGAAGAAGCAGTAATGTTATGCGCCAAGCATAAAAAAGCGGTGGTTTCGACCAAGCCGCTGGGCCGCAATGGTGCAGAAGCATTGCGGATGATGAAGGCAGCGGAGGAAGCGGGGATTTTTGCGGGTTACCTGGAAGACCTTTGTTACACGCCCAAATTCCTGAAATCCATGGAAAGCGTGAAAAATGGCTCGTTAGGAAGGATTATTTGGGCAAAATCACGCGAAGCGCATCCCGGACCGCATAGTGAATGGTTCTGGGACATCGAGCAAGCGGGTGGCGGCTGCATTCTGGATCTCGGATGTCATTGCATTGAAATATCGCGCAACTTTATTGGAAAAGACATTAAGCCGGTGGAAGTAATGTGCTGGGCCGATACGCAGGTAAAACCCATTGATGCTGAGGATCATGCCATTGCTTTGGTGAAATATGAAAATGGTGCGATCGGTCAGTTTGAAGTAAGCTGGACGTTCCGCGGCGGAATGGATCTGCGCGACGAAGTGATGGGAACGGAAGGCACAATCTGGATCAACAACTTCCTGAGAACCGGTTTTGAAATGTTTACAACAGGCCAGAATGCAGAGGGGAAAGGGGAGGATTATGTAGCCGAAAAGGCCGAAAGCAATACGGGTTGGCTGTTTCCGGTGGGCGACGAGGTGAATGATCTGGGTTATAACCATATGTTCACGGATATGTTCAATGCAGTAGAAAACGGGACTGAGGCAGCGGAAACTTTTTACGATGGTTATGTGGTCAATGCGGTGATTGACGCCGCTTACAAGTCGGCGAAAACCAAACTTTGGGAGAAAGTAGAGCTTCCGGTTTGGCGTGGAAAAGAAGGTGTTACAAAGCCGTCTAATTACGTGTCGTACAATGAAGAATATTTTCTTATCAAGCAGGAAATGACGCACGACGGCCGGAATAAATTAATTCTCAAACACAAAATTACCGGCAAAATCAGTGAACAGGATGTTTAA
- a CDS encoding phytanoyl-CoA dioxygenase family protein, which translates to MTSFSLNTNHIKAFNEDGYLVVKGLFSKEETDKLYQTAVENSVMQKNAMDLNDQSGKKTKLSLWFTPGDDVFGYLIRSERMVNSVWQLLAEESPVCHFHTKLMQKEPKVGGAWEWHQDYGYWYKNQFIFPDQLMSVMVALTHANKENGCLQVIKGSHKMGRVNHGFAGEQVGADMEMVNHALKTMELVYCEIEPGDALFFHSNLMHRSEANLSDHPRWSLISCYNSQSNIAYAETSTSWRVPVSVVPDRALLEWDAASFGDVDFLKKEDDPALKTTGWESEVKTT; encoded by the coding sequence ATGACAAGTTTTAGTTTAAATACAAATCACATCAAAGCATTCAATGAAGACGGTTACCTGGTTGTGAAAGGGCTGTTTTCAAAAGAAGAGACGGATAAATTGTATCAAACGGCGGTTGAAAATTCGGTGATGCAGAAAAACGCAATGGACCTGAATGATCAATCCGGCAAAAAGACCAAGCTCTCATTGTGGTTCACGCCGGGAGACGATGTTTTTGGCTATTTGATCCGGAGTGAAAGAATGGTCAATTCTGTATGGCAACTGCTTGCTGAAGAAAGTCCGGTCTGTCACTTTCATACCAAATTGATGCAGAAAGAGCCGAAAGTGGGTGGTGCGTGGGAATGGCATCAGGATTATGGTTATTGGTATAAAAATCAATTCATTTTCCCTGATCAATTAATGAGTGTAATGGTCGCTCTGACGCATGCGAACAAGGAGAATGGTTGTTTGCAAGTCATTAAAGGCTCACACAAAATGGGCCGGGTTAACCACGGTTTTGCCGGCGAGCAAGTGGGTGCAGACATGGAAATGGTAAATCATGCGCTCAAAACGATGGAACTGGTTTATTGTGAGATCGAGCCGGGAGATGCATTATTTTTTCATAGTAACCTCATGCACAGGTCCGAAGCGAATTTGTCGGATCATCCGAGATGGTCGCTGATCTCGTGTTACAACTCCCAATCCAACATTGCCTACGCCGAAACTTCCACCTCATGGCGGGTTCCGGTGTCGGTTGTCCCGGACCGGGCGCTTTTGGAATGGGACGCAGCGTCATTTGGCGATGTCGACTTTTTGAAAAAAGAAGACGACCCGGCTTTGAAAACGACTGGCTGGGAAAGTGAAGTGAAAACAACTTGA
- the mutY gene encoding A/G-specific adenine glycosylase yields the protein MISDHLQAIDFNKKLKSWYLKNHRPLLWRQTTDPYKIWLSEIILQQTRVTQGTPYYEKFLENYPTVFDLAHADERDVLRLWQGLGYYSRARNMHFTARQIVSEFGGKFPETALTLSKLKGLGNYTAAAIASFAFNEAVAAIDGNVYRVMSRIFGIKSDMLSNEGKKEFAKVAKTLISQEDPATYNQAMIEFGALQCVPVSPNCTICPFNDICYAYAFNVQNELPVKAKKMKVKNRFLNYFIIQQGEKLAMQERTTKDIWKGLYDFVLVESTARVDSPEDLADSVMLLALLRQGSIRQVPKPYIHLLTHQKLHVQFWWVTVPENEHLDLPENIYFFSKNEVETLPKPILIDTVLKEEKYL from the coding sequence ATGATATCAGACCATTTACAGGCAATTGATTTTAATAAAAAACTAAAATCCTGGTATCTGAAAAACCACCGCCCATTACTTTGGAGACAAACGACGGACCCCTATAAAATATGGTTGTCCGAAATCATTTTGCAGCAAACCCGGGTCACGCAGGGGACGCCTTACTATGAAAAATTCCTTGAAAATTACCCCACCGTATTCGATCTCGCCCATGCGGATGAGCGCGATGTGCTACGGCTGTGGCAGGGCTTGGGTTATTATTCCAGGGCCCGGAATATGCATTTTACGGCCCGGCAGATCGTCAGCGAATTTGGTGGGAAATTTCCGGAAACTGCGCTAACCCTCTCAAAATTAAAAGGTTTGGGCAATTATACTGCGGCAGCTATTGCTTCTTTTGCATTTAACGAGGCGGTTGCGGCGATTGATGGCAATGTTTATCGGGTTATGTCCCGCATCTTTGGAATTAAGTCGGATATGCTCAGTAATGAGGGGAAAAAGGAGTTTGCCAAGGTTGCAAAGACATTAATTTCACAGGAAGATCCGGCAACTTATAATCAAGCCATGATTGAATTTGGCGCGCTTCAATGTGTGCCTGTGTCGCCCAATTGCACGATTTGCCCTTTTAATGACATTTGCTATGCCTATGCATTCAATGTGCAGAACGAGCTTCCGGTGAAGGCAAAAAAGATGAAAGTGAAGAACCGTTTTCTGAATTATTTTATCATTCAGCAAGGCGAAAAGTTGGCTATGCAGGAAAGGACTACGAAAGATATCTGGAAAGGATTATACGATTTTGTTCTCGTGGAATCGACCGCCCGGGTCGATTCGCCGGAGGATTTGGCCGATAGTGTTATGCTCCTGGCATTATTAAGACAAGGGAGCATCCGGCAAGTGCCGAAACCATACATTCATTTACTAACCCATCAAAAGCTCCACGTACAATTCTGGTGGGTGACCGTCCCGGAAAATGAGCATCTTGATCTTCCTGAAAATATTTATTTTTTCTCTAAAAACGAGGTAGAAACGCTTCCAAAGCCGATTTTGATAGATACAGTCTTGAAAGAAGAAAAATATTTGTGA
- a CDS encoding HU family DNA-binding protein, producing the protein MTKADVIAQISEKTGVDKGDVQQTLESFFTVVKDSLSDGENLYVRGFGSFINKKRARKVARNISKGTSMIIDEHFVPSFKPAKVFVEQVKESDKLKAVAEK; encoded by the coding sequence GTGACTAAGGCAGACGTAATCGCACAGATTTCTGAGAAAACAGGTGTAGACAAGGGCGATGTTCAGCAAACGCTGGAATCGTTTTTCACCGTGGTAAAGGACTCACTTTCTGATGGTGAGAATCTTTATGTAAGAGGTTTTGGTAGTTTCATCAATAAAAAACGTGCGCGTAAAGTTGCCCGTAATATTTCGAAGGGAACTTCAATGATCATTGACGAGCACTTTGTACCAAGCTTCAAACCTGCAAAAGTATTTGTTGAGCAGGTAAAAGAAAGTGACAAATTGAAAGCTGTCGCTGAAAAGTAA